The genomic stretch CGACGACGACGTCGAGGACTCCCCCGGCCTCATCCGGGTGCGCGAGCCGGCGCAGCACCCCGAGCCGGCGGCCCACGGTGTCCGAGCGCGGGGAGAGCCGCTCATGGGGCAGCGTCTCCCAGGACGGGAAGTGCGCCACGGCTGCGTCCGGGGCGTAGGCGGCGAGCGAGGTGGCCAGCTCATCGGCTTCCCGGTCGGTGGCCGTGACGGCCAGCAGCGTGCCGGTCGCACTGGTGCCGCGCAGCTTGGCGGCGATCTCCGCGATCAGCGCGGGGCGCAGCCCGGTGGTGGAGGCGATCTGCAGCTCTTCGGTGCGCTCCCGGGCAGGGTGCGCGGCAGCGGAGGCGACGCGCTTGAAGGACGGGTTCGCCGTGAGCGCGGTGCGCAGACCTGATAGAGCCATGGGAGAGTGACGCCTCGTTTCGCAGACAGTTTCGCAGACAGTTTCACAGGCAGATCGGTGCCGGGGCTCCGCGGGCGGGGTCTCGGCGAGTGCTGAGATTCTTCAGTTCAGGCCTCACACAGGATACTCGGTGCGACGGTCATGATGCCCCGGTCCGGCCCGGCTCCTCGGCGGCCTCCGCGGGGCCCGAGGAGCCTCCGGGGCTCTCGGCTCGGGCGGCTCGGCGAGTGCGCAGCACCCCCACCTCGTATCCGACCAGCGCCGTGATCCACAGCGCGGTGATCGGCAGCACGAACCAGAGCATCGCGGCGCTGAAGGGCTGCAGCGCGTCGTGTCCGGCGGCGTAGAGCACCAGGTAGACGACGTAGGCGCTGTAGAGCGCCACCAGGACCAGACCTTCCAGGCGGCCGATGGAGGCCGCGGTGAACGCCAGCGGCAGCAGCACCAGGGCGGCGGCGATCATCACCGGCAGGTCGAAGTTCACGGCAGCGGCGGCGACTTCCACGCCGTCGGGAGAGATGATCGCGGTCAGCCCGAGCACGGCTCCGATGTTGAAGATGTTGCTGCCCACCAGGTTGCCCACCGCCATATCGCGCTCGCCGCGCAGCGCCGCGATGACGCTGGTGGCGAGCTCCGGCAGCGAGGTGCCGATGGCCACGATGGTCAGCCCGATGATCAGGTCGCTCACCCCCAGGGAGAGCGCGATGGTGCTCGCGGCGGAGACCAGCATCTGGGCGCCGACCACGAGCAGCGCGATGCCGACCGCGAGCAGCACCAGGTCCACCATGACCGAGCGCAGCTTGGTGGTGCGCAGGCTCTTGGTCAGCTTCACCGAACCGC from Nesterenkonia sandarakina encodes the following:
- a CDS encoding calcium/sodium antiporter → MTLLLLLGGFLLLVGGGEALVRGAASLGRTLGLSSLIIGLTVVSSATSAPELAVSTGAALSGSPGLALGNVVGSNIANILFVLGLTAIFGALVVKVQLIKADIPIMIGFSVIALLMALDGGISTLEGAVLVGMLVLYLVVTVVLARRQTRGEKSDAQEATKAETGAEAGPDRADGAVRAEPLDVDRAVGGGSVKLTKSLRTTKLRSVMVDLVLLAVGIALLVVGAQMLVSAASTIALSLGVSDLIIGLTIVAIGTSLPELATSVIAALRGERDMAVGNLVGSNIFNIGAVLGLTAIISPDGVEVAAAAVNFDLPVMIAAALVLLPLAFTAASIGRLEGLVLVALYSAYVVYLVLYAAGHDALQPFSAAMLWFVLPITALWITALVGYEVGVLRTRRAARAESPGGSSGPAEAAEEPGRTGAS